In Anas platyrhynchos isolate ZD024472 breed Pekin duck chromosome 7, IASCAAS_PekinDuck_T2T, whole genome shotgun sequence, one genomic interval encodes:
- the SEC22A gene encoding vesicle-trafficking protein SEC22a has product MSMILSASVVRVRDGLPLSASTDYDQSTGVQECRKYFKMLSKKLSQLPDRCTLKTGHYNINFISSLGVSYMMLCTENYPSVLAFCFLDELQKEFITTYNMMKTNTAVRPYCFIEFDNFIQRTKQRYNNTRSLSTKMNLADMQTEIKLRPPYQISLSELGSANGFAHLSAAEYKGTGKISAAPHQRLEPVTLPGIVSFVLSLLCGALNLIRGFHAIESLLQSEGEDFSYVIAFFLGTAACLYQCYLFVYYTGWRNAKSFLTFGLICLCNMYLYELRNLWQLFFHVTVGAFSTLQIRLRQPQGKSPDYNV; this is encoded by the exons ATGTCTATGATTTTATCTGCCTCTGTGGTCCGTGTGAGGGATGGACTCCCACTGTCTGCATCTACTGATTACGATCAAAGCACAGGAGTGCAAGAATGTaggaagtattttaaaatgctctcaAAGAAACTTTCTCAGCTTCCTGACAGATGTACTTTGAAAACTGGGCACTATAACATAAA TTTTATCAGTTCTCTGGGAGTAAGTTACATGATGTTGTGCACTGAAAATTATCCCAGTGTCCTGGCTTTCTGCTTCCTGGATGAGCTTCAGAAAGAGTTCATCACTACCTACAACATGATGAAGACAAATACCGCTGTCAGACCGTACTGTTTTATAGAGTTTG ATAATTTCATTCAGAGGACCAAACAGAGATACAACAACACACGTTCTTTGTCAACAAAGATGAATCTTGCTGACATGCAGACAGAAATCAAACTGAGGCCACCTTATCAAATTTCCCTGTCAGAACTTGGCTCAGCTAATGGATTTGCACATCTATCTGCAGCAGAGTATAAGGGGACTGGTAAGATATCTGCAG CTCCTCATCAGCGTCTGGAACCTGTCACTCTGCCAGGGATCGTCTCATTTGTACTTAGTCTGTTATGTGGGGCTTTGAATTTAATTCGTGGCTTTCATGCCATAGAAAGTCTCCTGCAG agtGAAGGTGAAGATTTCAGCTACgttattgcattttttcttgGAACAGCGGCTTGTTTGTACCAG TGTTACCTGTTTGTATATTACACGGGCTGGAGGAATGCCAAGTCCTTCCTGACTTTTGGGCTAATTTGCCTGTGTAACATGTACCTGTATGAACTGCGCAACCTGTGGCAGCTCTTCTTTCATGTGACTGTGGGAGCATTTTCTACCTTACAAATTCGACTGCGACAACCACAGGGAAAGTCCCCTGATTACAATGTCTGA